One stretch of Caldilineales bacterium DNA includes these proteins:
- a CDS encoding SDR family oxidoreductase, producing MSALIGKVAIVTGAGRGIGRSIALALAHEGAAVVLAARTAGELEGVRAEIEAGRGAAAAIPTDLRDEAGIVRLVQGTVDRFGRLDILINNAAIGVFKPLAASSAAEWDEVMAVNARGPFLLCREALPHLRLHPPSFIVNINSVVGVKGYANQALYSASKHALLGMTKVLAREVQADGIRVHAILPGGVDTDLASQARPDLDRSILIQPDEIADAVLFLVTRRGNAVIDQIDIRRASATPWA from the coding sequence ATGTCTGCACTGATCGGGAAGGTCGCCATCGTTACCGGCGCCGGCCGGGGCATCGGCCGCAGCATCGCCCTGGCCCTGGCCCATGAGGGCGCGGCCGTCGTCCTGGCGGCGCGCACGGCGGGCGAGTTGGAGGGGGTTCGGGCCGAGATCGAGGCCGGGCGCGGCGCGGCCGCCGCCATCCCCACCGACTTGCGGGACGAGGCCGGCATCGTGCGGCTGGTGCAGGGAACGGTGGATCGCTTCGGGCGACTGGACATCCTGATCAACAACGCCGCCATCGGCGTCTTCAAGCCGTTGGCCGCCTCGTCCGCGGCGGAATGGGACGAGGTGATGGCGGTGAACGCCCGCGGCCCGTTCCTGCTCTGTCGCGAGGCCCTGCCCCACCTGCGGCTGCACCCGCCCAGTTTCATCGTCAATATCAATTCGGTCGTCGGCGTCAAGGGCTACGCCAACCAGGCTCTGTATAGCGCCTCGAAACACGCCCTGCTGGGGATGACCAAAGTTCTGGCGCGGGAAGTGCAGGCGGACGGGATTCGCGTCCACGCCATCCTGCCCGGCGGTGTGGATACGGACCTGGCCTCGCAGGCCCGACCTGATCTCGACCGCTCGATCCTCATCCAGCCCGACGAGATTGCCGATGCCGTGCTGTTCCTGGTCACGCGGCGGGGGAATGCCGTCATCGACCAGATCGATATTCGTCGTGCAAGCGCCACGCCCTGGGCGTAA